One Heyndrickxia oleronia genomic window, CGTAGCCATTCTTGTATATTTATCATCACCAGTAACATTTTCCACTTCATCAGTCACTTCTTCTTCATCTTCACGACCAGGCGTCTTTAAATCACGCCATTTAATAAAGAAATAAAAGACAACGAAATAAACAACTGCATAAACGATACCAACTAAGATTAATAAAAGCGGTTTCTGGGCAATCCCAAAATTCAAAATATAATCAATTAAGCTTGCAGAGAAGCTAAACGATGTATGAATACCTAATAAATACGTAATAGCAAAAGAAGATGCAGTTAGTAAAGCATGAATTCCGTAAAGTAAAGGTGAAATAAACATAAAGGAGAACTCAATTGGTTCCGTAACACCTGTTACAAATGAAGTTAATGCCATACCAAGTAATAGTCCTGCTACCTTTTTCCGTCTTTCTTTTTTTGAAGCCATAATCATTGCAATACATGCAGCTGGTAATCCGAACATCATAATTGGGAAGAACCCAGTTGTAAAGACACCGGCCGTTTTGTCACCGTGAAGGAATCTTGTGATATCCCCGTGATAAACAGCACCAGCAGCGTCTGTAAATGTTCCGAAATCAAACCAAACTAACGTATTGATAATATGATGTAATCCTAGTGGAATAAGTAGTCGGTTTAGGAAACCAAAAGCACCATATCCGAATGCTCCACTAGTAGTAATCCAATGAGCTAACGAATCAATACCATTTTGGACATACGGCCATACATATCCAAAGACAATTCCTATTATAACGCTTACAACAGCAGTAATAATTGGGATGAATCTACGTCCTCCAAAGAAGGAAAGCCATGTAGGCAATTGGATGTCATGAAAGCGGTTATAAAGTAATCCAGCAGCAATCCCTGAAATGATTCCTCCTAGAACCCCCATATTTACGGAAGGATCAATCGCGTGTGTAGTGAAAACTAATACCATATAACCAATGGCACCTGCAAGAGCGGCAGCTCCATTATTATCCTTTGCAAAACCGATGGCTACTCCTATCGCGAAAAGTAAAGCCAAATTGCTAAAAACTGCTCCAGGATCATTGGCGGGATCCAATGTCATGCTTCCGAAGAAAGCATTCCCTGCTTCTGCAATAAATTTAATATC contains:
- the nagE gene encoding N-acetylglucosamine-specific PTS transporter subunit IIBC — encoded protein: MLSFLQKIGKSLMLPIAVLPAAGLLLRLGQPDLLDIKFIAEAGNAFFGSMTLDPANDPGAVFSNLALLFAIGVAIGFAKDNNGAAALAGAIGYMVLVFTTHAIDPSVNMGVLGGIISGIAAGLLYNRFHDIQLPTWLSFFGGRRFIPIITAVVSVIIGIVFGYVWPYVQNGIDSLAHWITTSGAFGYGAFGFLNRLLIPLGLHHIINTLVWFDFGTFTDAAGAVYHGDITRFLHGDKTAGVFTTGFFPIMMFGLPAACIAMIMASKKERRKKVAGLLLGMALTSFVTGVTEPIEFSFMFISPLLYGIHALLTASSFAITYLLGIHTSFSFSASLIDYILNFGIAQKPLLLILVGIVYAVVYFVVFYFFIKWRDLKTPGREDEEEVTDEVENVTGDDKYTRMATGFLAGLGGKENLTNIDNCATRLRLDVKNSGDVNDSMIKRYGARGVMKTSKTSVQIIVGPDVEFAANALKKLYAMDQPPVPATSPIQEKAVETEDQKAHVNMQQFSSPLSGQIMEIEKVPDQVFSQKMMGDGFGIDPQDGEVYSPFNGIVKSVFPTKHAIGLESEDGLEVLIHMGLDTVNLKGEGFTVYVNEGDQISIGQKLADIDIEAIKNKVPSLITPVVFTNLKDGQQVKVVKSGFIHHGDKEFFEIR